The proteins below are encoded in one region of Coffea arabica cultivar ET-39 chromosome 4c, Coffea Arabica ET-39 HiFi, whole genome shotgun sequence:
- the LOC113739514 gene encoding probable aquaporin TIP3-2 isoform X3, translated as MAMRPRRYAFGGTEEATHPDSMRATLDDYSCLMMGIDMVDADKMYRETALEASGLAVVALAHALGLFAAVAASMNVSGGHVNPAVTFGALVGGRVSFVRALYYWVAQLLGAVVASLLLRIATDGRRPMGFSVAAGEGNLNALLMEIILTFGLVYVVYATAFDPKKGSLGTIAPLAIAFVLGANILVGGPFEGASMNPARAFGPALVGWRWRNHWIYWLGPFVGAALSALIYEYGIIHDVDQPPHHSHHQPLAPEDY; from the exons ATGGCTATGAGACCACGTAGGTATGCATTTGGGGGCACGGAAGAGGCCACCCACCCGGACTCCATGAGGGCCACCTTGG ATGATTATTCATGTTTGATGATGGGCATAGATATGGTGGATGCAGATAAAATGTACAGGGAGACGGCCTTGGAAGCATCCGGGCTGGCGGTCGTTGCACTAGCCCATGCGCTTGGTCTCTTTGCTGCAGTGGCCGCTAGCATGAACGTCTCCGGTGGACATGTCAATCCAGCTGTCACCTTTGGTGCTCTAGTCGGTGGAAGGGTCTCCTTTGTTCGGGCGCTCTACTATTGGGTAGCTCAGCTTTTGGGCGCCGTTGTCGCCTCCCTTTTGTTAAGGATCGCGACCGATGGCAGG AGACCGATGGGGTTCTCGGTGGCAGCTGGAGAAGGGAACTTGAATGCACTTCTGATGGAGATAATTCTGACATTTGGACTAGTTTACGTAGTTTATGCGACGGCTTTTGATCCGAAAAAGGGCAGCTTGGGCACCATTGCACCTCTTGCTATCGCGTTCGTCTTGGGGGCTAACATACTGGTGGGAGGGCCGTTCGAAGGAGCATCGATGAACCCTGCGAGGGCCTTCGGGCCAGCTTTGGTGGGGTGGAGATGGAGGAACCATTGGATCTACTGGCTGGGACCTTTTGTTGGTGCGGCTCTTTCTGCCCTAATTTACGAGTACGGTATCATACATGATGTAGATCAGCCTCCACACCACTCCCACCACCAGCCATTGGCGCCAGAAGATTACTAG
- the LOC113739514 gene encoding probable aquaporin TIP3-2 isoform X4: protein MAMRPRRYAFGGTEEATHPDSMRATLDMVDADKMYRETALEASGLAVVALAHALGLFAAVAASMNVSGGHVNPAVTFGALVGGRVSFVRALYYWVAQLLGAVVASLLLRIATDGRRPMGFSVAAGEGNLNALLMEIILTFGLVYVVYATAFDPKKGSLGTIAPLAIAFVLGANILVGGPFEGASMNPARAFGPALVGWRWRNHWIYWLGPFVGAALSALIYEYGIIHDVDQPPHHSHHQPLAPEDY, encoded by the exons ATGGCTATGAGACCACGTAGGTATGCATTTGGGGGCACGGAAGAGGCCACCCACCCGGACTCCATGAGGGCCACCTTGG ATATGGTGGATGCAGATAAAATGTACAGGGAGACGGCCTTGGAAGCATCCGGGCTGGCGGTCGTTGCACTAGCCCATGCGCTTGGTCTCTTTGCTGCAGTGGCCGCTAGCATGAACGTCTCCGGTGGACATGTCAATCCAGCTGTCACCTTTGGTGCTCTAGTCGGTGGAAGGGTCTCCTTTGTTCGGGCGCTCTACTATTGGGTAGCTCAGCTTTTGGGCGCCGTTGTCGCCTCCCTTTTGTTAAGGATCGCGACCGATGGCAGG AGACCGATGGGGTTCTCGGTGGCAGCTGGAGAAGGGAACTTGAATGCACTTCTGATGGAGATAATTCTGACATTTGGACTAGTTTACGTAGTTTATGCGACGGCTTTTGATCCGAAAAAGGGCAGCTTGGGCACCATTGCACCTCTTGCTATCGCGTTCGTCTTGGGGGCTAACATACTGGTGGGAGGGCCGTTCGAAGGAGCATCGATGAACCCTGCGAGGGCCTTCGGGCCAGCTTTGGTGGGGTGGAGATGGAGGAACCATTGGATCTACTGGCTGGGACCTTTTGTTGGTGCGGCTCTTTCTGCCCTAATTTACGAGTACGGTATCATACATGATGTAGATCAGCCTCCACACCACTCCCACCACCAGCCATTGGCGCCAGAAGATTACTAG
- the LOC113739514 gene encoding probable aquaporin TIP3-2 isoform X5, whose translation MAMRPRRYAFGGTEEATHPDSMRATLDKMYRETALEASGLAVVALAHALGLFAAVAASMNVSGGHVNPAVTFGALVGGRVSFVRALYYWVAQLLGAVVASLLLRIATDGRRPMGFSVAAGEGNLNALLMEIILTFGLVYVVYATAFDPKKGSLGTIAPLAIAFVLGANILVGGPFEGASMNPARAFGPALVGWRWRNHWIYWLGPFVGAALSALIYEYGIIHDVDQPPHHSHHQPLAPEDY comes from the exons ATGGCTATGAGACCACGTAGGTATGCATTTGGGGGCACGGAAGAGGCCACCCACCCGGACTCCATGAGGGCCACCTTGG ATAAAATGTACAGGGAGACGGCCTTGGAAGCATCCGGGCTGGCGGTCGTTGCACTAGCCCATGCGCTTGGTCTCTTTGCTGCAGTGGCCGCTAGCATGAACGTCTCCGGTGGACATGTCAATCCAGCTGTCACCTTTGGTGCTCTAGTCGGTGGAAGGGTCTCCTTTGTTCGGGCGCTCTACTATTGGGTAGCTCAGCTTTTGGGCGCCGTTGTCGCCTCCCTTTTGTTAAGGATCGCGACCGATGGCAGG AGACCGATGGGGTTCTCGGTGGCAGCTGGAGAAGGGAACTTGAATGCACTTCTGATGGAGATAATTCTGACATTTGGACTAGTTTACGTAGTTTATGCGACGGCTTTTGATCCGAAAAAGGGCAGCTTGGGCACCATTGCACCTCTTGCTATCGCGTTCGTCTTGGGGGCTAACATACTGGTGGGAGGGCCGTTCGAAGGAGCATCGATGAACCCTGCGAGGGCCTTCGGGCCAGCTTTGGTGGGGTGGAGATGGAGGAACCATTGGATCTACTGGCTGGGACCTTTTGTTGGTGCGGCTCTTTCTGCCCTAATTTACGAGTACGGTATCATACATGATGTAGATCAGCCTCCACACCACTCCCACCACCAGCCATTGGCGCCAGAAGATTACTAG
- the LOC113739514 gene encoding probable aquaporin TIP3-2 isoform X1, protein MAMRPRRYAFGGTEEATHPDSMRATLGEFLSTFIFVFAGEGSLLALDMVDADKMYRETALEASGLAVVALAHALGLFAAVAASMNVSGGHVNPAVTFGALVGGRVSFVRALYYWVAQLLGAVVASLLLRIATDGRRPMGFSVAAGEGNLNALLMEIILTFGLVYVVYATAFDPKKGSLGTIAPLAIAFVLGANILVGGPFEGASMNPARAFGPALVGWRWRNHWIYWLGPFVGAALSALIYEYGIIHDVDQPPHHSHHQPLAPEDY, encoded by the exons ATGGCTATGAGACCACGTAGGTATGCATTTGGGGGCACGGAAGAGGCCACCCACCCGGACTCCATGAGGGCCACCTTGGGTGAGTTTTTGTCCACCTTCATCTTCGTCTTCGCCGGTGAAGGCTCTTTGCTTGCTCTTG ATATGGTGGATGCAGATAAAATGTACAGGGAGACGGCCTTGGAAGCATCCGGGCTGGCGGTCGTTGCACTAGCCCATGCGCTTGGTCTCTTTGCTGCAGTGGCCGCTAGCATGAACGTCTCCGGTGGACATGTCAATCCAGCTGTCACCTTTGGTGCTCTAGTCGGTGGAAGGGTCTCCTTTGTTCGGGCGCTCTACTATTGGGTAGCTCAGCTTTTGGGCGCCGTTGTCGCCTCCCTTTTGTTAAGGATCGCGACCGATGGCAGG AGACCGATGGGGTTCTCGGTGGCAGCTGGAGAAGGGAACTTGAATGCACTTCTGATGGAGATAATTCTGACATTTGGACTAGTTTACGTAGTTTATGCGACGGCTTTTGATCCGAAAAAGGGCAGCTTGGGCACCATTGCACCTCTTGCTATCGCGTTCGTCTTGGGGGCTAACATACTGGTGGGAGGGCCGTTCGAAGGAGCATCGATGAACCCTGCGAGGGCCTTCGGGCCAGCTTTGGTGGGGTGGAGATGGAGGAACCATTGGATCTACTGGCTGGGACCTTTTGTTGGTGCGGCTCTTTCTGCCCTAATTTACGAGTACGGTATCATACATGATGTAGATCAGCCTCCACACCACTCCCACCACCAGCCATTGGCGCCAGAAGATTACTAG
- the LOC113739514 gene encoding probable aquaporin TIP3-2 isoform X2, translating into MAMRPRRYAFGGTEEATHPDSMRATLGEFLSTFIFVFAGEGSLLALDKMYRETALEASGLAVVALAHALGLFAAVAASMNVSGGHVNPAVTFGALVGGRVSFVRALYYWVAQLLGAVVASLLLRIATDGRRPMGFSVAAGEGNLNALLMEIILTFGLVYVVYATAFDPKKGSLGTIAPLAIAFVLGANILVGGPFEGASMNPARAFGPALVGWRWRNHWIYWLGPFVGAALSALIYEYGIIHDVDQPPHHSHHQPLAPEDY; encoded by the exons ATGGCTATGAGACCACGTAGGTATGCATTTGGGGGCACGGAAGAGGCCACCCACCCGGACTCCATGAGGGCCACCTTGGGTGAGTTTTTGTCCACCTTCATCTTCGTCTTCGCCGGTGAAGGCTCTTTGCTTGCTCTTG ATAAAATGTACAGGGAGACGGCCTTGGAAGCATCCGGGCTGGCGGTCGTTGCACTAGCCCATGCGCTTGGTCTCTTTGCTGCAGTGGCCGCTAGCATGAACGTCTCCGGTGGACATGTCAATCCAGCTGTCACCTTTGGTGCTCTAGTCGGTGGAAGGGTCTCCTTTGTTCGGGCGCTCTACTATTGGGTAGCTCAGCTTTTGGGCGCCGTTGTCGCCTCCCTTTTGTTAAGGATCGCGACCGATGGCAGG AGACCGATGGGGTTCTCGGTGGCAGCTGGAGAAGGGAACTTGAATGCACTTCTGATGGAGATAATTCTGACATTTGGACTAGTTTACGTAGTTTATGCGACGGCTTTTGATCCGAAAAAGGGCAGCTTGGGCACCATTGCACCTCTTGCTATCGCGTTCGTCTTGGGGGCTAACATACTGGTGGGAGGGCCGTTCGAAGGAGCATCGATGAACCCTGCGAGGGCCTTCGGGCCAGCTTTGGTGGGGTGGAGATGGAGGAACCATTGGATCTACTGGCTGGGACCTTTTGTTGGTGCGGCTCTTTCTGCCCTAATTTACGAGTACGGTATCATACATGATGTAGATCAGCCTCCACACCACTCCCACCACCAGCCATTGGCGCCAGAAGATTACTAG